Below is a window of Maylandia zebra isolate NMK-2024a linkage group LG19, Mzebra_GT3a, whole genome shotgun sequence DNA.
GTTGTCAGTGTGACATGTAATTACATTTCCGGGGAGGTCCACCACAGCTTATGACATGGGTTATATAagggtggtcataccaaatattcacTTTCAAGTTTATTGGAGTTgtataaactttatttttgctttatagattgtatttccatgtatattTGCATGTTTCAATAACTGGCTGTTATTGGGTTAGCCATAGTGTTGTATAAAGAACTGAGAGGTGGCTCCAGACCTTCGCACAgcactgtatttttatttctactgtGAAATAACACTGagtttattataaataaagCAGCTTGTGTTTGTTCGTCTATTAATTTCTGTGGACTCATCATTACTGTTCACTTCTGCAGCAGCTAACAGGCACTCTAGCTCTGGCTGTGTTCACAGCCACTCTGGGATCCCTACAGTTTGGATACAGTCTTGGAGTCATCAACGCACCCCAAAAGGTAGACTACTTCACCCTTACTAAGCTACCCAATTGTCCCTGCCAGCCAGGGTGAACAAGAGGGATGTAAAATTCTGTAGCAATTTGGTGCTTTTTGATTACATTGTTAGGTAAGGTAAGCTTTATATTTAGCACTAGACTGGATGACTGGGAAGTAGAGATTGACTGATATAggatttttaaataatgaaatgaCAGTGAAGTTTGAAAATAATCTTATTGTCCATTGTTGCAAGTTTACATTCTGTCCAATTTAGTCATGGACTGTAAGAGATGATAAAAATGACCTTCTGATTACTAtagcacacatatacacacttgGGAAGATCCTCTACACGCTCAGTACATTTAACTTTCAGTGTAGTGTTAGTGCTTGAGTGGGCGTATTTGAAACCGAACAATAATCTTTTCCTAAATCTAACTGAATAGTTTTAGCAGTTAAAACATCACCGAATAGTGAACCAGAATCTGCCAGGTTCCACTACCACCTCACTACAGAagatttgaaatttaaaaacttttatatTTATCAGTATATCATCAATATTGCAACTTTGTAATGAACATCaaaaagttaagaaaatgattaaatgaatgaagaaaaaatTAACTAATGTACTGTCTGTGCTTTGATGAAACTTCTTTGTACACTGTTATGAAATgtggtgaaaaaacaaaatctgtctATACATTTGTATAAACTGTGTATACTGAGGGATGTTCATGGTGGATTTTCTCCCTATAGGACTTCACGTTTGGATGCaacatatttgtatttatttgtgcaAGCAAATTTTGAGTCAAGTCTATCTCTATGTTTGCAGCCTTCCTCATACTGTTTCATAACATGTCTGTGTCTGTATTGTAGATCATTGAAAAGAGTTATGGCCAGTCCCTGGGTGTGTGGACAGAAAGGGCTGCTGGTTCATCAGAAAACATCACAGAAGAAGACCCAGGTCACCACCCTTCTGTGATCATGTATTGGTCATTGTCAGTGGCAATCTTCTCCATCGGTGGCATGGTATCCTCCTTCTTGGTTGGATTTGTGGGTGATCTGAAAGGGaggtaagaaaagaaaaatgaattaaaatggCACAAGTGAAACAAATTTGGTTAAAAAACTAAAAGCTagagtatggaaaatgattagaCTAACGACAGGAGTGATGTAGCAAGTTTAGGGaggaacattttttgtattaaaCTGTCAGTTTACTTTCTCTTGTTTTGCAGGGTAAAAGGGATGTTAATGGTCAATGTTCTGGCTGTAGCAGCTGGACTGCTGATGGGTCTTTGTAAGATGTGGAAGCCACACATCATGGTCATCTCAGGCCGCGCTGTTATGGGTTTCTATTGTGGTACATTAACGAACATCTTACAGTCTTCAATCAACACTCACATAATGAAATCACAGTGTTTAAGGGTTTTATGGAAACACTGCGCTGGGATTTCTAAATGAACAAGAGTTCCTAAATTGCACATGGACATTAAACAACAGTCTTGTTATACTGTCGTATCTGTAACtgcaaatgtattcatttaaatggtttcactTATAATGCATATTTAAGGTCTGGCATCTGGGCTAGTCCCTATGTACATTGGGGAGATTGCACCAAAAGCTTACAGAGGGGCTCTGGGAGCATTACACCAGCTTGCTGTTGTCATTGGCATTCTAATCAGCCAGGTGAGCTACAGTCATCCACGCACATGTACATGCACATCATCTTTGCTCAAGAGCACATGGAGGATATAATCTGAAATGTATATGTTGATGCAGGTAATAGGTTTGGATTTTGCACTTGGTAATGATAAAATGTGGCCCCTGTTGCTTGGTCTGTCTGGAGCTCCAGCAATATTACAATCCCTTCTGCTGCCTCTTTGTCCTGAGAGTCCACGTTACCTTTACATCCTATTGGGCAAGGAGCAAGAGGCTCGACAAAGTAAGTACAGAAACTTACTCCTCATCGTGGAACtttcaaatgtatattttgGCAGTACGCTTGGGTAAATTATTGCACATGAGAGGTATTAGACACACTGTTGGCAGCTGGTTTGTTTAGCTTAGAACAAAGAGTAAAAATAGaggataacaaaaacaaaaagaccaaaaaacaGGACACCGGggaagtgtttttattatttttggagaCCTTGATAGGTCTCCAACTGGCAACTCCTGGCAATATGGCGAATAACTGAATTTCCAAGATTCCTAAATAGCTTTTACTTTTCTCTGGCAATACTTTTTGGCACATTTACTGATTCTTTTATAGTGCTTTTCTGCTCTCCAGGAACACTCAAACAATTAACGCCAGCATTTTGCCTCCCATATTAAAGCcatttttaaaagcatgttTTTAACTGTACAGGACATTTTAAATTATAGTCCTACAACAGTTATTTAAGTAAGGAATTGGAAAATTTTATGATTTGTTTCAGGTCTGTGTCGTCTAAAGGGGCCGTATGATCCAACTATGGATCTGGAAGAGAtgagaagggaaaaagaagaggCAAACAAAGAGGCCAGAGTCTCTATCTTTTCTTTGGTAGGTGTCTGTGCAGTTTTATTGTTTATACACCGTTTACCAttcattttcacaaaatgtcAATATTTCAGCAGCACCTCAAAAGAAAAGTTCAggttttatggctttaaaacagttatttttgtatttcaaatAGCCTGAGCCACTAGAAATAATATTGCAACCAGAATATTTCTGAGTGTATAATACAGCATTCTGGTATTTCCACTGAATTCCCCAAAgatagggagaaaaaaaacaccattcACAcaaatttatcaaaaaaaaaaaagttgtttttttttaaaacaatatttCACTTTTGTCTGTTCTCTCCCAGATCTGCTCTTCTGTATACAGAAAACAGCTGGTTGTTGCCCTCATGATGCACCTCTCCCAGCAGTTGTCTGGCATCAATGCTGTGAGTGGAAAAAGCAGTTTTAACTCTGTCTGAGTTAATTGACTACAGACCTGTGACTTTTCCTGAGTATGCAACCACTCAGAGTGTCAAGAAAacctttgcttgttttctctttaagATCTTTTACTACTCTACGGCTATCTTCTCTCGAGCTGGTGTCAGTCATCCAGTTTATGCCACTATAGGAGTCGGGGTCATCAACATGATCTTCACTATGGTGTCTGTGAGTAGcaatatgaatacaaaacacacataaacttgcaaaaaatgtaaaacaggaGCCATGTACTGGCATAGTATTGTTTCTTCAATCTACACACTGTTACatacatgtaaacacacacacacacacacacacacacacacacacacacacacacacacacacacacacatttatatgtatatatgtgttccAGGTGGCACTGGTGGACAGGGCTGGCAGACGCACCCTAACTCTGGTTGGTCTTGGGGGAAtgtgttgctgtgctgttgccaTGACAGTGGGCCTCAAATTGCAGGTTTGTCACTTCAGATTCACACCCTCAGTCTTTTTGCAATGCTTTGATCATATTATGTAGTGCAGAAAAGTTACATCACTGTTGATATCTTGATCAACTTGTTTATCAGTCtgtattttaaaagtaaagcaaacaaaaagacTGTATAAAACAGGCAATTGCATAATTACATTTAAAGATAATTATAGAATATTATTATGTGTTAAGTTCAGATGTCATTTTGAGTCGGGAATAAAGCCAGAAAAAATAGCTGGAAGGTTGGGTTCTGCAGAGAGAGCTCCTACATTTCTTGTGCATACTCAGTGAGACACGCCTATGAACAGAAAGTAACAAAAAGTGCTCAAAGcgcattttttcctttttaatgtccataaatttgaataaaaatgtttttcttgatTGATGTGCTCTTTCCTCCAGAATGAATATTCGTGGATGAGCTACGTCAGCATGTCAGCTATCTTCCTCTTTGTAAGTTTCTTTGAGATTGGGCCTGGTCCCATTCCGTGGTTCATAGTGGCTGAACTGTTCAGCCAGGGACCTCGACCTGCTGCTATTGCTCTAGCTGGCTGCTGTAACTGGACCTGCAACTTCATCATAGGCATGACCTTTCAGTATATACAGGTGAGGGGGAAAAGACACACATAGGCAATGTAAACTTGTGCTTCTCGTGAACCCAAATAGGTTGACATATCTCAGCTTCACTAATAATTCctgatttgtgtttttaatatttctcaTCAGGATTGGTTGGGTTCTTACGTGTTCATCCTGTTTGCCGTGCTGCTTCTTGGCTTcgtactatttatttattttcgggTGCCGGAAACCAAGGGCAAATCCTTTGAAGAGATTGCTGCTATCTTCCACAAGGGACGTTGGATCCCTACAGATAATAGTGAACTGCAAGAGCTTAAATCATCCACAAATGCCTAAAACAAAAGCTGTTTGCTTTTGAAGTCTTATTCTATGATATACAAGTGTATATTCGATATTATTTCCTAGATGCTCGTTTATCACACACTTATCAATTTAGTGTTATAACGACCACCTGATTTGTTAAAGAGAAATTTTTTAAGGCTTGTGAACTACACAAAAACCAACGCTGAAATGTTGGAAAGTGTCATGTTTCCGTTATGCATGGAGAAAGGTTTACATTTTATCAAAATATGAGGGAAACTTTCAAAGAAGCTACAATCATTTTACACTGACAACAAATAACATGACATGACTGACTACAGAAAATTACAACCCAACTCTGCAGTTCACCTCAGCTCTACGAAACTTAGTTTATATGTGTAGCATCGTTAGTTTCCAGGATACTTACTACTGTTTTGGTTCTCTTTTATCATCCTCATAGTGATATTTACAGCCACtgcacattattatttttaagtatATAAACTAAATGTAAACTACCTACTCAAGACCAAAACTGAATAGAGACTGGCTTATGAATACTGACATATTTAGGAGCTAAAGAGCTAGATGTCGGCATATGAACAAGGGGAGAGCAAAAAATAGAGCAAAAAGGAGAATGGATATTGGATTTGAATTCATCCTGGGTTTCAAATTAATACTAATTTTGCTCTTTGTGCTAGTGTGTAAAATACTCAGCTTATCAGCTTTAATCTTCTGCCCCCAAGTGGTTATAAAAAATAGTGCTGGCTATTGGCATTAAAGCATGAAAAAACTTAAAACTTAATGAATGAGCTAATGAAACAGCACTGAAGTTAAAACTTGAAACACAAGAGACAACAAACTATTAAAGTGTATGACTATGCTGTATGAATGTTTAGCTGCCACCACCGGATATTATTGACTTACAGGAGCATGTCACCTTTAATCTGCAGAATAATGTATGTATATCCATGTATGTGTCTTACACAAATGAAGTTACCCAGTGATTATATTAATAGTGAGTGCAAGCCTTTGTTTACTTTGTAAAACTGATCAGTGCTTTGAAAGCTAATCATGGTGTAGTCCctgttgtgatgttaaattACGTGAATTTGaaagaacatttatttatacTCAGTTTAGATTGAAGTGACGTATTAGATGTGATTTTAAAGACTGATAAAGATTtataatataattattattattaatttctgCATCATCTTACAAAGTGcacctgtaaaaaaaaaaaaaaaaaagaaaaacggaaAAATGGAGGAACtttgtgtgtttacagtatgtagcaacacacaaaaaagaccaTTCACTTTGGAAATTCCATGCAAAGAGTCAAGGAGttcagagaacagatggttGGAGATGGGTGTTTAACTGATAATAGAAGAAATTTACTTTGCTTTcagacacatctgcttaccctGAAACACAATCTGTTTTACGCAGCCCCCAGCAACACCCAGGGAATAATTCAAGACCAATTTGCAGTTGTCAGTGTCATCACTTCACTGTATAAGCACCACTGTTGTGTTGTAAATTAAAATCATCATGGGTTAATGCACACATGGAAACACAGGATGGTGCTTTCTCTATCTATGTTTATCTTTAACCACAACAATAACAACCTTTGCCCTagagaaatatatataaattttaaTGTTCACATTACAAGTTAACAGGCCATATATGTTATGCTTTTAAGAAAATATATTGTCTGATTTTCTTtgtacaagaaaaaataaaagaagtatTTTAAATCACAATTTTCATTTCgctgttttattacatttcacTGATGGACAAACGGCAAATGAAGACATCATGGAAACTCTGGACTGAATTTATCTGCCTGCACTGATTagctcagcaacaccaaaagacCCGAAAAGGGGTCAAATAACATGGATCATCATAAATTCTAtctttggaataaaaaaaaacaacttcacaaCATCTAACCATGTCAAGAACACTCTCAAGGAGGTATATAATTGTCAAGGTCTACATTCAAGAGATGTCTTCATGAACAGAAATACAGAGGGtgtacaaaacacaaaacaagaagGCCAGATTAGACAGAAAACATCTCAAAAAGCCTGAACAGCTCTGAAAAAGCAATCTCTTATCAATCTCTTTTCCTAATCTCTCCAGTAGAGCATGCTTTTCAATTAgggaaaagaaaattaaagacaGAGATACCCATAAACAAGCAGTAAGGTGGCTGCAATAAAGGCCTATCAGAGCATTTCAAAGGAGGAAATGCAACATTTAGTGATGTCCATGCCCTCTAGACTTCATACACTGCATGCaaagtatatttaaaaatatttattttaaaaaagtttatcAAATTAATTTTGAGCCTCTAGTGGACCATGCATAAAAATAGCTGTAATTTCTAAACAGTAATGCACTATTTTCATTAAACCCAGTGAATTAAACCTGAAGGTCTGAACTTCAAGCACAGCATGTCTtgactgtttgatttaaaaaccATTCTGATGGTGTACAGAatcaaaactacaaaaactgtGCTTTGCCCAAAAATGTGGACCTGGGTGTACTTATTATGTAGGGGTCCCTGTTTTAcatgatttgatttgaagattCGAATTAAATGAGCTCATAAATGCTTTAAAACACTTCACTAGTTTTCATATAGCCTACTGTTGATGCAGggggactttaaaaaaaaaaaaaaaggcttttttgGATAGGTCTGTACAGGTGTGCAAGGCAGGGCGGAAGTTACCTCCAGGAAGCCACTGCGCTCCAGCGCATAACGTTGCAACGTTTATATGAGCGCCCCCACCCTCCTCCTACTAACACGTCACACATGCCACCGGAGCCCGTACCTGCCCTCTCCGCTTCTCATGCGGTACAAAAGCTCCACGCATGCGAAGTGACTCTCCCTTTTCTCTTTAAGATATAAGGTAAGCTAAATGTTCAGGCTCAAGTTTAATATTTTTGACAGTAGCGCTGACGTTATGTGCAGCGCTTGTTTGGGTGTAATGAAAACTCACCTCATCTCTAACACTGTGATGCATTCGTTATCTCGACAGTTTGTCGGTAACTTGGAATTAGTGGGCGCTCGTTGAGGTTTTTATTTAGCACTGTTGTCAAGCTAACATTAGCAGCAGTATCGTTATCCAGTGTCAGTGGATGTAGGTTGGGTTAGCGAGCTAACGTGGCTAACTATGACAGAAAAGGGACAGGATGAAGGTGCGGTTAGCGTACTGTTTTAAAGCTGTAGTGGCGGATGATCATCTGGCCCAGCTGCCACGTAACCTGCTAGGTCGTTAATGGGGCTTGTCTAACCTTAGCAGCCTAGCCAGTGTGAGAAAAACGCGACCTTTTGTTTTGACCCAGTGAACGAAAAGGGTGGCTGACAAGTTACCGTGTTggagtattattttttttcccacttagTAGTGTTTATGGGAACATTTGGGAACCCAACAGCTTGGTGTCCAAATAGATTTAGCACATTCACATATGACGTTAGCCGTTAGCTTTTCGGGTGGATAGCAGGCAGCTTGGATACCGTGTATGGGTGCAACGCCTAGAAATGTTTACACTAGTTTGGGGAATGCATGTTAAAATTATAGCTTTATTGAACTTTTAGAATAAtgcaataattattttaaaacaaatgcaaagtaaacaaactcaaagtaattCGAAAGGGATGGCTGACATTAGATCAAGTATTGAATTGTGATAGATTGAGCTAAGTTGTCATGTTTATAATCTGGAAATCTGTGCTGATTACTCACTTTTTAATGTCACTTATATAATTCCTCTTGTAAACTTGCAATGGGCCATTGGTTTTTGACACTATACAAATCATATTAACCAAATTCTTTGTTAAATCATCATCTTATTatcattgttatttttttattgtatatatttttttaatttaaaaaaatgtatcctGGTGATACAGTACAACCTGTGGATCCACTATGGCAGATGATGATTTCTCCACTGCTGATGCTGGGGCCTCTACAACATACCCAATGCAGTGCTCTGCACTGAGGAAGAATGGCTATGTCATGCTGAAAGGACGTCCCTGTAAGATAGTTGACATGTCTACCTCCAAGACTGGCAAGCATGGACATGCAAAGGTAAAACCACTTTGTCTATACTTTAGAATTCAGCGCTTAAGGAACTTTAGCCTGATGGGTCTCAGTTGTACAAGTAATACAGAATGCTTCTTTGGCACAAGGTAAGCTCTAATCAGTTCATTGTTCCCAGGTTCACCTTACTGGACTTGACATCTTTACACAGAAAAAGTATGAAGATATCTGCCCATCTACCCACAACATGGATGTTCCAAATATAACAAGGAAAGACTATCAGGTGAATGTTTCTTTTGGACATATCTTGCAATATTGCTTGCTGTGCAGGTTAAACAATTTAGTACTAAAGGGTAGTAACTGTTTGGAAATTTGTTTAAAGCGTGAAAGGAATGAATGGTTTGACTGCTGAAGGGGTGTGTCTCATTTATCAGAGCTGAAGTGTTGCTtcagtatgtttaaaaaaaatatatacaggcATCAGACTGGTCGGTCAGGTTTTGGATTGACCAATAAGCAGTCTTCTCTAACTGTTGGGCTATTTAGAGGCCGTAGTTTTCAGAAAATGCATCTTTTTCTTCGTATAATGAAATCTTCTATGTAGCAAATGAGTCTTATAATTTGCATTTTCCTGGTGGTGGTTTATTATGTTACGTTCTACCTATGGATGTATAGAGGCCCACGTGACAGATTTCAGGCTTTGTATAGATGTGCCACCCAGACCATACACTTCACAACTTCTTTGGTGTCTGCGGTTGTCTAGGTGCTTTTCCACGTAgtgtgcacttttttttttttttggtaatggTTTAGAATTAAAGACTGTACATGACACTGTCCCTGATAGGCACATGCACAACAAAGAATGACAGAGCACATTGCTAGACTGCTAAGTTTAAATTTGAATGAGAAATGATAATTGCTGTAACTGCAAATGCAGCAGATACTGGGGATGTTAAACAATAGTTATGTGAAACCCAAAACCTAAGACGGGGGCTTGATCTATACTGAGTTCAAAGTGAGTAATCAGCCATCTTGCACTGTTTGGGAATTGCATCATCTGGATCTTGTAGCAACATCAAATGATACACAGATGTAAAAATTATACTACTGTTACCTtaaattagagctgggcgatatacgatttt
It encodes the following:
- the slc2a2 gene encoding solute carrier family 2, facilitated glucose transporter member 2 is translated as MKTGKQLTGTLALAVFTATLGSLQFGYSLGVINAPQKIIEKSYGQSLGVWTERAAGSSENITEEDPGHHPSVIMYWSLSVAIFSIGGMVSSFLVGFVGDLKGRVKGMLMVNVLAVAAGLLMGLCKMWKPHIMVISGRAVMGFYCGLASGLVPMYIGEIAPKAYRGALGALHQLAVVIGILISQVIGLDFALGNDKMWPLLLGLSGAPAILQSLLLPLCPESPRYLYILLGKEQEARQSLCRLKGPYDPTMDLEEMRREKEEANKEARVSIFSLICSSVYRKQLVVALMMHLSQQLSGINAIFYYSTAIFSRAGVSHPVYATIGVGVINMIFTMVSVALVDRAGRRTLTLVGLGGMCCCAVAMTVGLKLQNEYSWMSYVSMSAIFLFVSFFEIGPGPIPWFIVAELFSQGPRPAAIALAGCCNWTCNFIIGMTFQYIQDWLGSYVFILFAVLLLGFVLFIYFRVPETKGKSFEEIAAIFHKGRWIPTDNSELQELKSSTNA
- the eif5a2 gene encoding eukaryotic translation initiation factor 5A-2, yielding MADDDFSTADAGASTTYPMQCSALRKNGYVMLKGRPCKIVDMSTSKTGKHGHAKVHLTGLDIFTQKKYEDICPSTHNMDVPNITRKDYQVIDVADGFLALMDDNGETREDLKLPDNDLGKEIERRFTNGDQFMVSVLKAIDEEHVVGTKTMTS